The Clostridia bacterium DNA segment AACTATTTTGGCGAAGCGACCATGTGGTGGGGTATTTTCGTTATGGCTTTGGCTGCGGGGGCTTCTTGGACTGTAATTATTTCTCCCATTACCATCACAGTTTTGGTGCGCTATGTTTCAGGGGTACCGATGCTAGAAAGAGCCTTTAAAGATATGCCAGGATTCAAGGCTTACAGTGAAAGAACTAGTGTTTTTTTCCCACGTCGTCCGAAGAATGAAAGATAAGGGGGGGTAACATGAAATATATATGGATGTATTTAATTAGTCTTGCAGTGTTTCTTGCCATAGATATGGTTTGGCTAAACTTTATTGCTAAGGCCCTTTACCAAAGAGAATTGGGCTATCTTATGGCGGATAAATTCAATCTGGCGGCCGCCTTTATCTTTTATGCAATATTCGTTGCAGGTCTGATGTATTTCAGTATTTACCCTGCATTTGTGCAGCAAAGTGTTTTGAAAGCTGTGTTGACTGGTGCCTTTTTTGGATTGGTCTCCTATGCTACTTATGATTTAACCAATATGGCTACAGTACGTGACTGGCCATTATTGATTACACTGGTTGATCTT contains these protein-coding regions:
- a CDS encoding DUF2177 family protein — encoded protein: MKYIWMYLISLAVFLAIDMVWLNFIAKALYQRELGYLMADKFNLAAAFIFYAIFVAGLMYFSIYPAFVQQSVLKAVLTGAFFGLVSYATYDLTNMATVRDWPLLITLVDLVWGATLGATTSSISYLIFKRLF